A section of the Thermotoga caldifontis AZM44c09 genome encodes:
- a CDS encoding ABC transporter permease, producing MVGKKKEKIKTEEIYLASEWKLIWWRFKKNKLAVFGLIVLFVLYILGIFCEFFAPYNPEKIYSMYVYAPPQRIHFFKDGKLTRPFVYGFKVERDPQTLRKIYKEDPSKVYPIKFFVRGDEYKFWGVWKTNIHFFGVERGTMFLLGTDRMGRDVLSRVLYGARISTTIGLVGVFLSMLLGILIGGISGYYGGWVDNFVQRSIEFIRSIPTIPLWMALAAALPRYWSQIRVYFGITVILSLVGWTGLARVVRSKFLALKEEDFVVAARLAGASEFRVIFKHMLPALTSHLIASVTLAIPGMILGETGLSFLGLGLRSPAISWGVLLQEAQNIRTVALYPWLLSPAFFVILTVLCFNFVGDGLRDAADPYKT from the coding sequence ATGGTGGGGAAGAAAAAGGAAAAAATCAAGACCGAAGAGATATACCTTGCCTCTGAATGGAAACTGATCTGGTGGAGGTTCAAGAAAAACAAACTCGCCGTCTTTGGACTCATCGTTCTGTTCGTGCTGTACATTCTTGGAATCTTCTGTGAGTTCTTCGCACCCTACAATCCCGAGAAGATCTATTCGATGTACGTGTATGCCCCTCCACAGCGGATACACTTCTTCAAGGATGGAAAGCTCACAAGGCCGTTCGTCTACGGGTTCAAAGTCGAACGCGACCCACAGACACTCAGAAAGATATACAAAGAAGATCCTTCCAAAGTTTACCCGATCAAGTTCTTCGTGAGAGGCGATGAGTACAAATTCTGGGGCGTGTGGAAGACGAACATACACTTCTTCGGTGTCGAACGGGGAACGATGTTCTTGCTCGGGACAGACCGAATGGGTCGTGACGTTCTGTCTCGCGTGCTGTACGGAGCGAGGATATCGACCACGATAGGTCTGGTTGGAGTCTTTCTGAGCATGTTGCTGGGCATCCTCATAGGTGGGATCTCGGGTTATTACGGTGGCTGGGTGGACAATTTCGTGCAGAGATCGATCGAGTTCATCAGGAGTATCCCCACGATACCACTGTGGATGGCACTCGCTGCGGCACTGCCACGGTACTGGTCACAGATCAGGGTTTATTTCGGTATCACTGTGATCCTTTCTCTCGTGGGTTGGACGGGACTGGCACGCGTCGTTCGGAGCAAGTTCCTCGCACTCAAGGAAGAGGACTTCGTCGTTGCGGCGAGGCTCGCAGGTGCCAGCGAGTTCAGAGTCATCTTCAAACACATGTTGCCAGCGCTCACCAGCCATCTCATCGCTTCTGTAACGCTCGCGATACCTGGCATGATCCTGGGTGAAACGGGCCTGAGTTTCCTTGGACTGGGTCTCAGATCTCCTGCGATAAGCTGGGGCGTGTTGCTCCAGGAGGCTCAGAACATAAGAACGGTCGCTTTGTATCCGTGGCTTCTCTCGCCCGCGTTCTTCGTCATACTGACGGTCCTGTGTTTCAATTTTGTCGGCGACGGTTTGAGGGACGCGGCGGATCCTTACAAAACTTGA
- a CDS encoding ABC transporter permease, with product MLTYLLRRLLFAIPLLFVIAVVSFIIIELPPGDYLTVYVMNLKQSGEAIDEAALQVLRTRYGLDKPLLVRFFIWFKGVLKGDFGYSFMWEKPVSELIGPKLWYTVLISVLSTVFAWAFGFLIGVYSGIHQYSIGDYTFTVLGYIGLATPNFLLALILLWAVYTTFGVSLGGLFSPEYANAPWSWAKFVDLLKHIWLPVIVIGTGSMAGLIRILRANLLDELEKPYVVAARARGVPEKELYWKYPLRVAVIPFASTAGWVLPEIVSGAVVTGIVLNLPTVGVILLDALRSQDMYLAGSLVMFLSIFTIVGTIISDIILAWLDPRIRFE from the coding sequence ATGCTCACGTACCTTTTGAGAAGGCTCCTGTTTGCGATACCATTGCTTTTCGTCATAGCGGTGGTTTCTTTCATCATCATCGAGTTGCCGCCAGGAGATTATTTGACAGTCTACGTGATGAACCTGAAACAGAGCGGTGAGGCGATCGATGAAGCAGCTCTACAAGTGCTGAGGACTCGCTACGGGCTCGACAAACCACTCCTGGTAAGGTTCTTCATCTGGTTCAAGGGTGTGCTGAAGGGCGATTTCGGCTACTCGTTCATGTGGGAAAAGCCTGTCAGCGAGCTCATAGGTCCCAAGCTCTGGTACACCGTGCTCATCTCTGTGCTGTCGACTGTGTTCGCGTGGGCCTTCGGCTTTCTCATCGGTGTTTATTCTGGTATACACCAGTACTCGATAGGCGATTATACCTTCACGGTGCTCGGTTACATAGGGCTTGCAACACCAAACTTCTTGCTCGCCCTGATACTGCTTTGGGCTGTCTACACGACGTTTGGTGTCAGCCTGGGCGGTCTGTTCTCACCGGAGTACGCGAACGCTCCGTGGAGCTGGGCGAAATTCGTGGACCTGTTGAAGCACATATGGTTGCCCGTGATCGTGATAGGTACCGGGAGCATGGCTGGTTTGATAAGGATCCTGCGGGCCAATTTGCTGGACGAGCTGGAAAAACCTTACGTGGTCGCGGCGAGAGCGAGGGGTGTACCGGAGAAGGAACTTTACTGGAAGTACCCGCTTCGTGTCGCGGTCATTCCGTTCGCGAGCACCGCGGGATGGGTGTTGCCTGAAATCGTTTCTGGAGCGGTCGTGACCGGGATCGTCCTGAACCTTCCGACCGTGGGTGTGATATTGCTCGATGCACTCAGATCCCAGGACATGTACCTTGCCGGGAGTCTGGTGATGTTTTTGAGCATATTCACTATCGTTGGAACGATCATTTCGGATATCATCCTCGCCTGGCTGGATCCCAGGATACGGTTCGAGTGA
- the xylB gene encoding xylulokinase produces the protein MELFVGLDLGTTGVKGLLVDAEGKILAIHGEKLSLSTPRPAWAEQDPHDWWNAVVKVLKALSSEASRIGGTIRALATSGQMHSLVIIDRENRVLRDAILWCDQRTYAECEEATNLLGGEEQVLKMVGNPILTGFTLPKLLWLRKNEPEVYEKIHKMMLPKDFINFMLTGNVTTEHSDASGTTMYNVSKMCWNDDVLSVLKIKKEILPEILPSNGIVGKVKREIAEELNLKDTVVVAGGADNACAALGVGVIEPGDVMVSLGTSGTVVAPTLTGSFDPKGRVHFFAHTVPNVRYHMGVMLTATYSLEWFKERFLSENYDEINEQVAQVPIGSNGILFLPYLNGERTPHRDPHARGVFFGLSSFHSKWDVVRAIFEGVAFGIKDSFEILKELGLNPKRVRIAGGGSKSRVWNQMIADALGVEIEKPFVDEGASYGAAMLACSGYFNLDVRKISREWFKLKESTRPDRKNGDRYEKFYQTFRKLYSTLKDMFREGQN, from the coding sequence GTGGAACTGTTCGTCGGTCTGGATCTCGGTACGACGGGTGTTAAGGGCTTACTGGTGGACGCTGAGGGGAAGATTCTGGCGATACACGGTGAAAAGTTGTCCCTCTCGACACCCAGGCCAGCCTGGGCGGAGCAGGATCCTCACGACTGGTGGAATGCGGTTGTGAAAGTGCTGAAGGCGCTCTCGAGTGAAGCTTCGAGGATCGGTGGAACGATAAGAGCCCTCGCCACGAGTGGGCAGATGCACAGCCTTGTGATCATCGACCGAGAGAACCGTGTGCTCAGGGATGCGATACTGTGGTGCGATCAGAGAACCTACGCTGAATGCGAGGAAGCGACGAACCTGCTGGGAGGCGAAGAACAGGTTCTGAAGATGGTGGGTAACCCGATCCTGACGGGCTTCACGCTGCCGAAACTTCTCTGGTTGAGAAAGAACGAACCCGAAGTGTACGAGAAGATCCACAAGATGATGCTTCCGAAGGACTTCATCAATTTCATGCTCACGGGCAACGTCACGACGGAGCATTCGGACGCATCGGGCACGACGATGTACAACGTTTCGAAAATGTGCTGGAACGACGATGTGCTTTCGGTTCTGAAAATAAAGAAAGAGATCCTTCCTGAAATTTTGCCTTCCAACGGAATCGTTGGCAAGGTGAAGCGCGAGATCGCTGAAGAGCTCAACCTGAAAGATACAGTCGTCGTCGCGGGTGGTGCGGACAACGCGTGTGCGGCGCTCGGTGTCGGTGTGATCGAACCGGGTGACGTGATGGTGAGCCTGGGGACTTCTGGGACGGTGGTCGCACCAACGCTCACAGGCTCTTTCGACCCGAAAGGAAGGGTTCACTTCTTTGCGCACACCGTGCCGAACGTGAGGTACCACATGGGTGTGATGCTGACGGCGACGTATTCGCTGGAGTGGTTCAAAGAGAGATTCCTGAGTGAGAACTACGATGAGATAAACGAACAGGTGGCGCAGGTGCCGATCGGATCGAACGGAATTCTGTTTCTGCCTTATCTGAACGGTGAAAGAACTCCGCACAGAGATCCACACGCGAGGGGTGTGTTCTTCGGACTCTCCTCCTTCCATTCCAAATGGGACGTGGTGCGGGCGATCTTCGAAGGTGTGGCGTTTGGAATCAAGGATTCCTTCGAAATACTCAAAGAACTGGGGTTGAATCCAAAGCGCGTGCGCATCGCTGGCGGAGGATCGAAGAGCAGAGTGTGGAACCAGATGATCGCGGACGCGCTGGGTGTTGAGATAGAAAAGCCCTTCGTGGACGAAGGCGCTTCGTACGGTGCGGCGATGCTGGCGTGTTCAGGTTATTTCAACCTGGACGTCAGGAAGATATCCAGAGAGTGGTTCAAACTGAAGGAATCGACCAGACCAGATCGCAAGAACGGCGATAGATATGAAAAGTTCTACCAGACGTTCAGAAAACTTTATTCAACTTTGAAGGACATGTTCAGGGAGGGGCAGAACTGA
- a CDS encoding ROK family transcriptional regulator: protein MKYNSPWIKVLNKRNVLKIVHENRPLSRSEISEITGLTPSSVTRITKELIEEGFVQEVGSEGKNSPGRRRILLDIKSDAFISLVFDVGVNVTTYGLGYFDGTVTLGGSFETPKAPEKFFEKVKEIFDRYSATKKINRVSLSVPGMVDMEENRILMAPNLGWRDVVINDFLKLDIPILADNEANLSVLAEKYHSEDMKDVKEAVFIVIREGVGTGVLIDGKLYRGPTYTAGEAGHMTVDMRSDKRCHCSNRGCWELFASINWAIQHYEGKLEGKNAIEKFASLKKKQDSRKVLEKLAENIAIGVVNIVNILNPQIVILGGEVQDLGEYFYRIIEEEVKRRALKDATKELKIRPSIFGTVSSNLVGAAVLAVENIIENVT, encoded by the coding sequence TTGAAATACAACTCGCCGTGGATCAAGGTTCTCAATAAAAGAAACGTCCTGAAGATAGTCCACGAAAACCGACCCCTTTCGCGATCGGAGATCTCCGAAATCACGGGTTTGACCCCGAGCAGCGTCACGAGGATCACGAAGGAACTGATAGAGGAAGGCTTCGTACAGGAAGTCGGTTCCGAGGGAAAGAATTCCCCTGGAAGGCGCCGAATCCTGCTCGACATCAAGAGCGATGCGTTCATCAGCCTCGTCTTCGATGTTGGCGTGAACGTGACCACATATGGTCTCGGTTACTTCGACGGGACCGTTACACTCGGTGGATCGTTCGAGACTCCGAAAGCCCCAGAAAAGTTCTTCGAGAAAGTCAAAGAGATCTTCGACAGGTACTCTGCAACCAAGAAGATCAACCGCGTTTCGCTTTCGGTGCCCGGCATGGTGGACATGGAAGAGAACCGGATCCTCATGGCACCGAACCTCGGCTGGCGCGATGTGGTGATAAACGATTTTCTGAAACTTGACATTCCGATCCTGGCGGACAACGAGGCCAACCTTTCTGTACTGGCGGAGAAGTACCACTCAGAAGATATGAAGGACGTGAAGGAAGCAGTGTTCATAGTGATCAGAGAAGGTGTCGGTACGGGAGTGCTGATCGATGGAAAACTCTACCGCGGCCCAACTTACACCGCCGGTGAAGCGGGCCACATGACCGTGGACATGCGTTCGGACAAACGCTGTCACTGTTCGAACAGAGGTTGCTGGGAACTGTTCGCTTCGATCAACTGGGCCATACAGCACTACGAAGGTAAGCTCGAAGGAAAGAACGCGATCGAGAAGTTCGCGTCTTTGAAAAAGAAACAGGACAGCAGGAAGGTTCTGGAGAAACTCGCCGAGAACATCGCGATCGGTGTGGTGAACATCGTGAACATTCTCAATCCACAGATCGTCATCCTTGGTGGGGAGGTTCAGGACCTCGGCGAATATTTCTACAGGATCATCGAGGAGGAGGTCAAACGCAGGGCGCTGAAAGACGCAACCAAAGAGCTGAAGATAAGGCCCTCGATCTTTGGGACCGTGAGTTCGAACCTCGTTGGAGCTGCGGTCCTCGCGGTGGAAAACATCATCGAGAACGTGACGTGA
- a CDS encoding acetylxylan esterase, with translation MPQYDLPLEQLRQYLPERKEEPDFDDFWRQTIEESLSRFEPPRLEKVDFGLDLLDTYDVTFSGYMGQKIKAWLILPKNAREKLPCVVEFIGYGGGRGYPYDWLLYACANFGHFVMDTRGQGSGWLKGDTPDYEPSYGPQYPGFMTRGILDPKTYYYRRVFTDAVMAVESVRHLEQIDAERIAVGGMSQGGGIALAAAALSQGVKGLVCDVPFLCHFERAVKLVDTTPYAEISRYCKIHPDKTETVFRTLSYFDGVNFAARAKCPALFSVALMDDICPPSTIFAAYNHYAGPKRIEIYPFAGHEGGGSHQTKKKIEFLKEIFYRKGV, from the coding sequence ATGCCTCAGTACGATCTGCCCTTAGAACAGTTGCGACAGTACCTTCCGGAAAGAAAAGAAGAACCAGACTTCGATGACTTCTGGCGTCAGACCATAGAGGAGAGTCTGAGCCGTTTCGAACCACCACGATTGGAAAAGGTGGACTTTGGGTTGGATCTTCTCGATACTTACGATGTGACGTTCAGCGGGTACATGGGGCAGAAGATCAAGGCGTGGCTGATCCTCCCGAAAAATGCCCGGGAGAAACTGCCGTGCGTGGTTGAGTTCATCGGTTACGGTGGGGGCAGGGGTTACCCGTACGACTGGTTGCTGTACGCGTGTGCGAACTTCGGGCATTTCGTCATGGACACGCGGGGACAGGGCAGTGGCTGGCTCAAAGGTGATACGCCGGATTATGAACCTTCCTATGGGCCACAGTATCCCGGTTTCATGACGAGGGGAATACTCGACCCGAAGACCTACTACTACAGGAGGGTATTCACGGACGCAGTAATGGCGGTTGAATCCGTTCGGCATCTCGAACAAATCGACGCAGAAAGGATCGCCGTGGGGGGTATGAGCCAGGGCGGCGGCATAGCGCTCGCCGCCGCGGCTCTTTCTCAAGGGGTGAAGGGACTGGTCTGCGACGTACCGTTTCTGTGCCATTTCGAGCGCGCCGTCAAACTTGTGGACACCACACCGTACGCCGAGATCAGCAGGTACTGCAAGATCCATCCAGATAAAACGGAAACTGTTTTCAGGACGCTCTCTTACTTCGACGGTGTGAACTTCGCTGCAAGGGCGAAGTGTCCGGCGCTCTTCTCCGTTGCCCTCATGGACGACATATGCCCACCGTCGACAATCTTCGCCGCCTACAATCATTACGCGGGTCCCAAGCGGATCGAGATCTATCCGTTCGCCGGTCACGAGGGAGGGGGATCACACCAGACGAAAAAGAAGATAGAATTTTTGAAAGAGATCTTTTACCGCAAGGGGGTATAG